A single region of the Solwaraspora sp. WMMD406 genome encodes:
- a CDS encoding ATP-dependent DNA helicase RecQ → MKLPLHSPRLRRVARQRFGWSALRPGQLGAMRALLKGRDTLVVLPTGAGKSAVYQIPAVLLPGPTVVISPLLALQQDQITALNDRDQPDLRAVRISSAESPAQRQAALDDVRHGRARFLFTTPEQLCDPHRLAEVRALRPAMIAVDEAHCVSAWGHDFRPDYLSIGHLVRELGRPPVVALTATASPPVRDDIVARLGLTDPHLVVAGLDRPNLFLEVAHCPTEDYRWRRLLGLLDVERPPGIVYVPTRRAAEELAERLTGDGYPAHCYHGGMPAAARDSLHQDFIDGAVPVMVATSAFGMGIDKPDIRWVVHTALPDSPDSYLQEIGRGGRDGEPARALLLWRAEDVGLQRYFTTSPPDADEVRDLAALLRAAPVTRAALRERTGLGARKLGRLLALLEEVGAARTVGANRVTRPPYAPSPADAATEVLAAAARRQTLQRSRTDMMRAFAQAQGCRSQTLLAYFGEHMAEVCGHCDSCHAGNSTPDDGAAGPFPVHSMVRHGEWGAGMVLGYEEDRMTVLFDDIGYKTLSVPVVSEQGLLTAEPR, encoded by the coding sequence ATGAAGCTGCCGTTGCACTCACCCCGCCTGCGCCGCGTCGCCCGCCAACGATTCGGCTGGTCCGCGCTGCGTCCCGGCCAACTCGGCGCCATGCGCGCACTACTCAAAGGCCGGGACACCCTGGTCGTCCTGCCGACCGGCGCGGGCAAGTCGGCCGTCTACCAGATCCCGGCGGTGCTACTGCCCGGACCGACCGTGGTCATCTCACCGCTACTGGCGCTGCAACAGGACCAGATCACCGCGCTCAACGATCGTGACCAGCCGGACCTGCGGGCCGTACGGATCAGCTCGGCCGAATCACCGGCGCAACGGCAGGCCGCGCTGGACGACGTCCGACACGGCCGGGCACGGTTCCTGTTCACCACCCCCGAACAGCTCTGCGACCCACACCGGCTCGCCGAGGTCCGGGCACTTCGGCCGGCCATGATCGCCGTCGACGAGGCGCACTGCGTCTCCGCCTGGGGGCACGACTTCCGGCCCGACTACCTGTCCATCGGTCATCTCGTCCGTGAACTCGGCCGCCCGCCGGTGGTGGCGCTGACCGCCACCGCCTCGCCGCCGGTCCGCGACGACATCGTGGCGCGGCTCGGCCTGACCGACCCGCACCTGGTCGTCGCCGGCCTGGACCGGCCGAACCTCTTCCTCGAAGTGGCGCACTGCCCGACCGAGGACTATCGCTGGCGACGGCTGCTCGGCCTGCTCGACGTCGAACGACCGCCGGGGATCGTCTACGTGCCGACCCGACGCGCGGCCGAGGAACTCGCCGAGCGGCTCACCGGCGACGGATATCCGGCGCACTGCTACCACGGCGGAATGCCCGCAGCCGCGCGGGACAGCCTGCACCAGGACTTCATCGACGGCGCCGTACCGGTGATGGTGGCCACCTCGGCGTTCGGGATGGGCATCGACAAACCCGACATCCGGTGGGTCGTCCACACGGCACTGCCCGACTCGCCGGACAGCTACCTGCAGGAGATCGGCCGTGGCGGCCGCGACGGGGAACCCGCCCGGGCCCTGCTGCTGTGGCGGGCCGAAGACGTCGGACTCCAGCGCTACTTCACCACCAGCCCACCCGACGCCGACGAGGTCCGGGACCTGGCCGCGCTGCTGCGGGCCGCGCCGGTCACCCGCGCCGCGCTGCGGGAGCGGACCGGGCTGGGCGCCCGCAAACTCGGCCGCCTGCTCGCCCTGCTGGAAGAGGTCGGTGCCGCCCGTACCGTCGGGGCCAACCGGGTGACGCGACCACCGTACGCCCCGTCACCCGCCGACGCCGCCACCGAGGTGCTGGCCGCCGCCGCCCGACGCCAGACGCTGCAACGATCCCGGACCGACATGATGCGCGCCTTCGCGCAGGCCCAGGGCTGCCGCAGCCAGACGCTGCTCGCCTACTTCGGCGAGCACATGGCCGAGGTGTGCGGCCACTGCGACAGTTGCCACGCCGGCAACAGCACCCCGGACGACGGCGCCGCCGGGCCCTTCCCCGTGCACAGTATGGTGCGACACGGCGAATGGGGCGCCGGCATGGTCCTCGGCTACGAAGAAGACCGGATGACCGTCCTGTTCGACGACATCGGATACAAGACATTGTCGGTGCCGGTGGTCAGCGAACAGGGACTCCTGACCGCCGAGCCGCGCTGA